One window of Mastacembelus armatus chromosome 20, fMasArm1.2, whole genome shotgun sequence genomic DNA carries:
- the eef1a1l3 gene encoding elongation factor 1-alpha-like isoform X1, with the protein MESTKPHVNIAIIGHVDSGKSTTAGHLIYKCGGVGQRQMQKFEKDAENLGKTSFKYAWVFDKLKAERERGISIDISMQKFDTPRYSMTVIDAPGHRDFIRNMITGTSQADIALLVVSAAKGEYEAGVSRNGQTREHALLAYTLGVKQLLVCVNKMDLTEPPYSQRRFNEVKRGVRSFLKRLGYNPLSVPFVPISGWLGENIVTVTHKMPWFTNWKVRRGKVTLTGSTLLEVLDSVDPPVRKASQSLRLPLQDVYKIGGVGTVAVGKIETGFLEPGMVLMFSPHKLTAEVKSIEMHYNRLQKALPGYNVGFNIKNVAVKSLRRGDVAGNAHNDPPTAVKSFEARVIILNHPGRIRAGYCPVVDCHTAHVSCCFAELKEKLDRRTGLKLEDKPDVLVSGDAATIKLVPIKPLCVESFYTYPSLGRFAVRDLKQTVAVGIIRSVEKDGMAKEEEKDKERGRRKKGGQSVVPQVQPKPKEIK; encoded by the exons ATGGAAAGCACAAAACCCCATGTTAACATCGCCATTATCGGCCACGTTGACAGTGGGAAGTCCACCACCGCCGGACACCTCATCTACAAATGCGGTGGTGTTGGTCAGAGACAAATGCAGAAGTTTGAGAAAGATGCAGAAAAC CTGGGGAAGACCTCCTTCAAATACGCCTGGGTCTTTGACAAGCTGAAGGCTGAGCGGGAGCGTGGGATCAGCATCGACATCTCCATGCAGAAGTTTGACACCCCGAGATACAGCATGACCGTGATCGACGCCCCGGGCCACCGAGACTTCATCAGAAACATGATAACTGGCACTTCTCAG GCTGACATTGCCCTCCTGGTGGTCTCCGCGGCTAAAGGGGAGTATGAGGCCGGGGTATCGAGGAACGGCCAGACCAGAGAGCACGCCTTGCTGGCGTACACCCTGGGCGTCAAGCAGCTGCTGGTGTGCGTAAACAAGATGGATCTGACCGAGCCCCCCTACAGCCAGAGGCGCTTTAACGAGGTGAAGCGAGGTGTGCGCAGCTTCCTCAAGAGGCTCGGTTACAACCCCTTATCCGTGCCCTTTGTGCCGATTTCTGGCTGGCTCGGGGAGAACATCGTCACAGTAACCCACAAG ATGCCGTGGTTCACGAACTGGAAAGTCAGACGAGGGAAAGTGACCCTGACAGGAAGTACTCTGCTGGAGGTCCTGGACTCCGTGGACCCACCAGTGCGCAAAGCCAGCCAGTCCCTAAGACTGCCTCTGCAGGATGTCTACAAAATTGGAG GAGTTGGGACTGTAGCAGTGGGCAAGATAGAAACCGGTTTCCTTGAGCCTGGCATGGTGCTGATGTTCTCACCTCACAAGCTCACTGCTGAGGTCAAGTCCATTGAGATGCACTACAACAGGCTGCAGAAAGCTCTACCAGGGTACAACGTTGGCTTCAACATCAAGAACGTGGCTGTGAAGAGCCTGAGACGTGGAGACGTGGCTGGAAACGCCCACAATGATCCTCCAACAGCCGTCAAGAGCTTTGAGGCTCGG GTGATCATCCTGAACCATCCAGGGAGGATCAGAGCTGGCTACTGTCCTGTCGTGGACTGCCACACTGCCCACGTCAGCTGCTGCTTTGCTGAGCTGAAGGAGAAGCTCGATCGCCGCACAGGCCTCAAACTGGAAGATAAGCCAGACGTGCTGGTGTCTGGTGATGCTGCTACAATCAAACTGGTTCCCATCAAACCACTGTGTGTGGAGAGCTTCTACACATACCCTTCCTTAG GTCGCTTTGCAGTCAGAGACCTGAAGCAGACGGTTGCTGTAGGTATCATCAGGTCAGTGGAGAAGGATGGCATGgccaaggaggaggagaaagacaaggaaagagggaggaggaagaaaggaggcCAGAGTGTGGTCCCTCAAGTTCAGCCCAAACCAAAAGAGATAAAATAA
- the eef1a1l3 gene encoding elongation factor 1-alpha-like isoform X2 → MLTSPLSATLTVGSPPPPDTSSTNAVVLLGKTSFKYAWVFDKLKAERERGISIDISMQKFDTPRYSMTVIDAPGHRDFIRNMITGTSQADIALLVVSAAKGEYEAGVSRNGQTREHALLAYTLGVKQLLVCVNKMDLTEPPYSQRRFNEVKRGVRSFLKRLGYNPLSVPFVPISGWLGENIVTVTHKMPWFTNWKVRRGKVTLTGSTLLEVLDSVDPPVRKASQSLRLPLQDVYKIGGVGTVAVGKIETGFLEPGMVLMFSPHKLTAEVKSIEMHYNRLQKALPGYNVGFNIKNVAVKSLRRGDVAGNAHNDPPTAVKSFEARVIILNHPGRIRAGYCPVVDCHTAHVSCCFAELKEKLDRRTGLKLEDKPDVLVSGDAATIKLVPIKPLCVESFYTYPSLGRFAVRDLKQTVAVGIIRSVEKDGMAKEEEKDKERGRRKKGGQSVVPQVQPKPKEIK, encoded by the exons ATGTTAACATCGCCATTATCGGCCACGTTGACAGTGGGAAGTCCACCACCGCCGGACACCTCATCTACAAATGCGGTGGTGTTG CTGGGGAAGACCTCCTTCAAATACGCCTGGGTCTTTGACAAGCTGAAGGCTGAGCGGGAGCGTGGGATCAGCATCGACATCTCCATGCAGAAGTTTGACACCCCGAGATACAGCATGACCGTGATCGACGCCCCGGGCCACCGAGACTTCATCAGAAACATGATAACTGGCACTTCTCAG GCTGACATTGCCCTCCTGGTGGTCTCCGCGGCTAAAGGGGAGTATGAGGCCGGGGTATCGAGGAACGGCCAGACCAGAGAGCACGCCTTGCTGGCGTACACCCTGGGCGTCAAGCAGCTGCTGGTGTGCGTAAACAAGATGGATCTGACCGAGCCCCCCTACAGCCAGAGGCGCTTTAACGAGGTGAAGCGAGGTGTGCGCAGCTTCCTCAAGAGGCTCGGTTACAACCCCTTATCCGTGCCCTTTGTGCCGATTTCTGGCTGGCTCGGGGAGAACATCGTCACAGTAACCCACAAG ATGCCGTGGTTCACGAACTGGAAAGTCAGACGAGGGAAAGTGACCCTGACAGGAAGTACTCTGCTGGAGGTCCTGGACTCCGTGGACCCACCAGTGCGCAAAGCCAGCCAGTCCCTAAGACTGCCTCTGCAGGATGTCTACAAAATTGGAG GAGTTGGGACTGTAGCAGTGGGCAAGATAGAAACCGGTTTCCTTGAGCCTGGCATGGTGCTGATGTTCTCACCTCACAAGCTCACTGCTGAGGTCAAGTCCATTGAGATGCACTACAACAGGCTGCAGAAAGCTCTACCAGGGTACAACGTTGGCTTCAACATCAAGAACGTGGCTGTGAAGAGCCTGAGACGTGGAGACGTGGCTGGAAACGCCCACAATGATCCTCCAACAGCCGTCAAGAGCTTTGAGGCTCGG GTGATCATCCTGAACCATCCAGGGAGGATCAGAGCTGGCTACTGTCCTGTCGTGGACTGCCACACTGCCCACGTCAGCTGCTGCTTTGCTGAGCTGAAGGAGAAGCTCGATCGCCGCACAGGCCTCAAACTGGAAGATAAGCCAGACGTGCTGGTGTCTGGTGATGCTGCTACAATCAAACTGGTTCCCATCAAACCACTGTGTGTGGAGAGCTTCTACACATACCCTTCCTTAG GTCGCTTTGCAGTCAGAGACCTGAAGCAGACGGTTGCTGTAGGTATCATCAGGTCAGTGGAGAAGGATGGCATGgccaaggaggaggagaaagacaaggaaagagggaggaggaagaaaggaggcCAGAGTGTGGTCCCTCAAGTTCAGCCCAAACCAAAAGAGATAAAATAA